A window of the Euzebya pacifica genome harbors these coding sequences:
- a CDS encoding STAS domain-containing protein: MINEDRNGTRTVLAVNGEIDIATAPTLRQRIQDAVDDGVRLVAVDLTEVGFMDSTGLGVLIGGLKRLRQLEGNLVVVSPSDSVRKIFEVTGLVDVFGVVDSLDQVADQS, from the coding sequence ATGATCAACGAGGACCGCAACGGCACACGAACCGTGCTTGCGGTCAACGGCGAGATCGACATCGCCACCGCGCCGACGCTTCGGCAACGCATCCAGGACGCCGTCGACGACGGTGTCCGGCTGGTCGCCGTGGACCTCACCGAGGTGGGGTTCATGGACTCCACGGGACTCGGTGTGCTCATCGGCGGCCTCAAGCGGCTCCGCCAGCTCGAGGGCAACCTCGTGGTGGTCAGCCCCTCCGATTCGGTCCGCAAGATCTTCGAGGTGACCGGACTCGTGGACGTTTTCGGCGTCGTCGACTCGCTGGACCAGGTGGCCGATCAGTCGTGA